One region of Oryzias latipes chromosome 6, ASM223467v1 genomic DNA includes:
- the LOC105354207 gene encoding uncharacterized protein C3orf18 homolog, with amino-acid sequence MEVNKNDTTAFMPSGDQKPGFPGYYTLIPLVLLTLIGSILAAVIYVKKKSRLEELRHRLIPLYSYDPAEEQEEWGDAGREDEDAELTEPLCKSSQLTFTPDNRK; translated from the exons ATGGAGGTGAACAAGAACGACACAACTGCCTTCATGCCCTCTGGAGACCAAAAACCTGGATTTCCTGGATACTACACCCTCATTCCACTTGTCCTCTTAACCCTGATTGGATCAATCCTGGCAGCG GTTATTTATGTCAAAAAGAAATCaag ATTAGAGGAGCTGCGCCACAGGCTGATTCCTCTGTACAGCTACGACCCcgcagaggagcaggaagagtGGGGCGATGCTGGCAGGGAGGATGAGGATGCTGAGCTGACA GAACCACTTTGCAAGTCCTCACAGCTCACATTCACCCCCGACAACAGAAAATGA